The following nucleotide sequence is from Agromyces sp. SYSU T00194.
GCTTCGACGACTCGCCCTTCGCCCGCTACTCGACGCCCCCGCTCACCACCATGTCGGTGCCGCGCGGTGAACTCGGCGCGCAGGTGTGGCAGCGCCTCGGCACGCTCATCGCCGGCGGCGTCTCGCCCCACACGCTGCTCTATCGACCGCGCCTCGAGGTGCGCGCGACGACCGGCCGGGTGCGCGTGGGCTCCGGGGCGGTGCGCGCATGAGCCCGGCGATCGGCCCCCAGGACGATCCGGCGCTCGCCGCCGGGCCGCCGGACGTCGCCGGCGCCCCCGCGGGTGCGGGCGACGCACCGGTGGCCGCCGACCGCGCCGTCAAGCGCCGCCGGCTGCTCGACCTGCTCGACGCGCGCGGGGCCGACCGACTGCTGCTCACCTCGGCGACCGCGCTGTCGTGGTACCTCGACGGCGCACGCGTGCACGTCTCCCTCGCGGGCGACCCGATCGCCGCGGTGCTCGTCGCGCGCGACGCCGACGAGTGGCTGGTCTTCGGCAACGAGGCCGAGCGGATGCTCGCCGAGGAACTGCCGCACGACCCCGACGCGTCGCTGCACCGCGTCGACTGGCACGAGCCGCTCGCGGCGACCGTGCCCGACGGCGTGCTGCGCGAGGGCGACGTCGCGGCCGAACTGCGCGCCGCGCGCGCGTCGCTGCTGCCGGGGGAGCTGGCACGCTACCGCGCGCTCTGCCGCGAGGTCGCCGAGGTGCTGACGGATGCCGCCGCGGGCGCCCACCCCGAGCAGTCCGAGCGCGACGTCGCCGCGGCGCTCGCCGCCGGCCTCGCCGCGCGGGGCATCGACCCCCTGGTGACCCTCGTCGCGGGGCGGTCGCGGCTGGCCCACCGGCATCCGCTGCCCACCGCCGCGCCGGTCGGCGACCGGGCCATGCTCGTCGTCTGCGGGCGCCGCCACGGGCTCATCGCCAACGCGACGCGCTGGGTGCGCTTCGGCGCCGCCCGCCCCGAGGAGGCCGACGCCGAGCAGCGCATCCTCGCCGTGGAGTCCGCGTTCCTCGACGCCACCGTGCCGGGCGCGACGCTCGGCGACGCGTTCGCCACGGGCATCGCCGCGTACGGCGCCAACGGCTTCGACCCCGACGAGTGGCGCACCCACCACCAGGGCGGCGCCGCCGGCTACGCGGGCCGCGACCCGCGCGCGGTGCCCGGCATCGCCGACGTCGTGCAGGCCGGGCAGGCGTTCGCCTGGAACCCGACCGCGCCTGGCGCGAAGGTCGAGGACACCGTGCTCGTCGGCGCGGACGGCATCGAACGCCTCACCCACGACCCGCGCTGGCCGACCGCGCAGGTCGCGGGTCGCATCCGCCCCATCGAGCTCCAGCGCTAGTCCGCCGCGGCCCCCCGCGCCGCCGAGAGTACGCAAACTGCGGATATCCGCGCAGCGTTTCCACCGTTCGCGTACCCGGTGGAGGCAGGGTGCGAGCGCCCCTCGAGTGGGGCGCCCGCACCGGTCAGCCGGCGACGAGCGCGTCCCGGCGCGACACCTCGACCTGCTCGTCGCGGGGCACGACCTTCACGCGCTCGCGCGCGACCGGGCCCGCGAACGCCTCGCCCAGTGCGCGCTCGTGCGCGTCGAGCGCGAGCCATCCGGCCCAGGTCGTGAAGCGGATGCCCCGTGCCTCGAGCAGCGCGAGCACCTCGTCGCCGTCCGCGGCGTCGACCGTCGGCGCCGCCCCGGGCGCCGCCAGCACGCCGGCCCGCGCGTCGGTGACGAGGTGCGTGATCGTCTCGAGCGCGTCGCCCTTCGTGTGGCCGATGAGGCCGACGGGGCCGCGCTTGATCCAGCCGGTCGCGTAGAGGCCGGGAACCGCGGAGCCCGTGGCATCCGTCACCCGCCCTTCGGAGTTCGAGATCACGCGCGCCGCATCGTCGAACGGCACGCCCGGCAGCGGCGAGCTCGCGTACCCGACCGCGCGGTACACGGCCTGCACGGGCACGTCGACGAACTCGCCGGTGCCCGCGACCGAGCCGTCGCCCACGGGGCGGGTGCGCTCGAACCGCACGCCCTCGACGGCGTCGTCGCCGAGCACTTCGACCGGTGCGTGGAAGAAGTGCAGGTGCAGTCGGCGCGACGCGGTCGGCGCGTCGCCCGCGGCCCGGCGCCAGCCGTGCAGGGTGCGGGTCATGACCTTGACCTGGTTGTTCGTGGCGACGAGCTGCGCCGCGTGCGGGTCGCCCTCGGCGCGGTCGAAGTCGTCGTCGTACACCACGATGTCGACGTCGGGCACGTGCCCGAGCTCGCGCAGCTCGATCGGCGTGAACTTCACCTGCGACGGTCCGCGGCGGCCGAACACGTGCACGTCGGTCACGGGCGAGGCGAGCAGCCCGGCGTGCACGTTCGCGGGGATGTCGGTCGTGAGCAGGTCGGCCGGATGCTTCGCCAGCACGCGCGCCACGTCGAGCGCCACGTTGCCGTTGCCGATCACCGCGATCTGCTCCGCCTCGAGCGGCCAGTCGCGCGGCACGTCGGGGTGCCCGTCGTACCAGGCGACGAGGTCGGCCGCGCCGTACGAGCCGGGCAGGTCGATGCCCGGAATGTCGAGCGGGGCGTCGCGCAGCGCGCCGGTCGCGAAGACGACGGCGTCGTAGCGCTCGCGCAGCTCGTCGACCGTGACGTCGCGGCCCACCTCGACGTTGCCGATGAGGCGGATCGTGCCCTCGTCGAGCATCTCGTGCAGCGAGTGCACGATGCCCTTGATGCGCGGGTGGTCGGGTGCGACGCCGTAGCGGATGAGGCCGTACGGCGCGGGCAGCGACTCGAACAGGTCGATCGCGACCTCGCCGCCGGCGTCGTCGACCTGGCGGCGGAGGATGTTGCCCGCGTAGATGCCGGCGGGGCCGGCGCCGACGATCGCGACGCGGAGGGAGAGGGTCATCGTGGGGTGGCCTTTCGGTGGCGTGGGAGGGTCAGGGGTTCGGTCGGGGGTCCGCCCGTGCTCGGGGCGGGGGCTCGGTGGTTCGGTGGTTCGCGGGGGCGGGCGCGGGCGACGGATGCCGCGCCGGCGGCGTCGAGCGGGTCCGCTCGCGCCGCTCGTGGCGGGCGTTCACGACGCCCCGCCCGGGGCCAGCCCGCGGCCGCGCAGCACGCGACGCTCGACGGGCGAGAGCAGGGCGAGTTCGACGGCGATGCCGATCGCGAGGATCACGAGGATGGCGCCGAGCACGCCCGCGAGGTCGGTGGCCTCGCGGCTGCCCTGGAGCAGCGCCCCGACGCCGGTGCCGAGCGAGCCGCCGACGGCGATGATCTCGGCGGCGAGCACCCCGCGCCACGAGAACGCCCAGCCCTGGCGGAGGCCGGCGAGGTAGCCGGGCAGTGCGGCCGGGAAGACGATGTCGACCGCCTGCCGCACGCGCCCGGCGCCGAGCACGCGGCCCACGCGGCGCAGCTGCGGCGGCACCTGGTCGACGCCCGAGACCAGGCCGAGCGCGATCGACGGCACGCCGCCCATCAGCACGACGAAGGTGACGAGCGCGTCGCTCAGTCCGAACCACAGGGTCGCCGCGGGCACCCACGCGACCGACGGCAGCACCATGAGGCCCGAGACGACGGGCCCGACCGCGCGTCGGATCGGGCGCACCTCGGCGAGCAGCAGTCCGAGCAGGGTGCCGACGACGATCGCGAGCGCGAAGCCCACGGCAGCGCGGCTGAGGCTCGTGGCGACTGCCGCGGGCAGCACGCCCGACGCCCAGGCGGCGCCGACGGCGCCCGCCACGGCGGCGGGTGCGGGCAGCACGGCGGGCGTTGGATGCAGCAGCACGACCGCCGCCTGCCAGGCGACGAGCAGCAGGGCGACGAACACGAC
It contains:
- a CDS encoding ABC transporter permease; translated protein: MPRETPTVDDHRRLEAGLDRLQTSAPATSSALGRFTASALPPVVFVALLLVAWQAAVVLLHPTPAVLPAPAAVAGAVGAAWASGVLPAAVATSLSRAAVGFALAIVVGTLLGLLLAEVRPIRRAVGPVVSGLMVLPSVAWVPAATLWFGLSDALVTFVVLMGGVPSIALGLVSGVDQVPPQLRRVGRVLGAGRVRQAVDIVFPAALPGYLAGLRQGWAFSWRGVLAAEIIAVGGSLGTGVGALLQGSREATDLAGVLGAILVILAIGIAVELALLSPVERRVLRGRGLAPGGAS
- a CDS encoding FAD-dependent oxidoreductase, with the protein product MTLSLRVAIVGAGPAGIYAGNILRRQVDDAGGEVAIDLFESLPAPYGLIRYGVAPDHPRIKGIVHSLHEMLDEGTIRLIGNVEVGRDVTVDELRERYDAVVFATGALRDAPLDIPGIDLPGSYGAADLVAWYDGHPDVPRDWPLEAEQIAVIGNGNVALDVARVLAKHPADLLTTDIPANVHAGLLASPVTDVHVFGRRGPSQVKFTPIELRELGHVPDVDIVVYDDDFDRAEGDPHAAQLVATNNQVKVMTRTLHGWRRAAGDAPTASRRLHLHFFHAPVEVLGDDAVEGVRFERTRPVGDGSVAGTGEFVDVPVQAVYRAVGYASSPLPGVPFDDAARVISNSEGRVTDATGSAVPGLYATGWIKRGPVGLIGHTKGDALETITHLVTDARAGVLAAPGAAPTVDAADGDEVLALLEARGIRFTTWAGWLALDAHERALGEAFAGPVARERVKVVPRDEQVEVSRRDALVAG
- a CDS encoding M24 family metallopeptidase gives rise to the protein MSPAIGPQDDPALAAGPPDVAGAPAGAGDAPVAADRAVKRRRLLDLLDARGADRLLLTSATALSWYLDGARVHVSLAGDPIAAVLVARDADEWLVFGNEAERMLAEELPHDPDASLHRVDWHEPLAATVPDGVLREGDVAAELRAARASLLPGELARYRALCREVAEVLTDAAAGAHPEQSERDVAAALAAGLAARGIDPLVTLVAGRSRLAHRHPLPTAAPVGDRAMLVVCGRRHGLIANATRWVRFGAARPEEADAEQRILAVESAFLDATVPGATLGDAFATGIAAYGANGFDPDEWRTHHQGGAAGYAGRDPRAVPGIADVVQAGQAFAWNPTAPGAKVEDTVLVGADGIERLTHDPRWPTAQVAGRIRPIELQR